Proteins from a single region of Primulina tabacum isolate GXHZ01 chromosome 5, ASM2559414v2, whole genome shotgun sequence:
- the LOC142545855 gene encoding uncharacterized protein LOC142545855 codes for MAKSKQLQRKSGPRQHVVGLHKLSSRHAKVFGDPHHKKRDIKASEKKEWEDAVCAVCMDFPHNAVLLLCSSYEKGCRAYMCATSHRYSNCLEQYRKAYTKVSLTKSTESSLWSIDGTEFSERSGLPNGKKETSELLCPLCRGLVKGWTVVEPARRYLNKKKRTCMQDKCSFLGTYKELRKHVKSEHPLSRPRDVDPSRAEKWKELENERDLNDVFSTIRSTIPGAIVIGDYVIERRGYRNFSTDYSENDYLEDSLFSFPAYGRRWNSSRLSSNNFDGDYDSLDDVDFGGYRVRGSTTSRSMGSNASRIRRPRARFLVGRQAGRHRTGRSRTESLIDRASTTDMIISSGP; via the exons ATGGCAAAATCCAAGCAGCTGCAGAGGAAATCTGGTCCTCGACAGCATGTAGTTGGCCTGCACAAGTTATCATCTCGGCATGCAAAGGTCTTCGGAGATCCCCACCATAAGAAGAGAGATATAAAAGCCTCAGAGAAGAAAGAGTGGGAAGATGCAGTTTGTGCGGTTTGTATGGACTTTCCTCACAACGCTGTGCTATTACTTTGTTCCTCGTATGAGAAGGGTTGTCGTGCTTACATGTGTGCTACTAGCCATCGATATTCGAACTGTCTTGAGCAGTACAGGAAAGCCTACACTAAAGTCTCCTTAACGAAGAGCACAGAATCATCGCTATGGTCAATTGATGGCACAGAATTTTCTGAACGATCGGGTTTGCCTAACGGGAAGAAGGAAACATCTGAGCTTTTATGCCCACTTTGCCGTGGGCTAGTGAAAGGTTGGACTGTGGTGGAACCTGCTCGTAGGTATCTTAACAAGAAGAAACGGACCTGCATGCAGGACAAGTGCTCGTTTCTTGGAACCTATAAGGAGCTTAGGAAACATGTTAAGTCAGAGCACCCTCTGTCACGCCCTCGAGATGTAGACCCTTCGCGCGCAGAGAAATGGAAGGAACTTGAGAATGAGAGAGATTTAAACGATGTGTTCAGCACAATCAGATCAACCATTCCTGGGGCAATTGTCATTGGCGATTACGTGATAGAGAGGAGGGGATATCGCAACTTTTCTACGGATTATAGTGAGAATGACTATTTGGAAGATTCTCTCTTTAGCTTCCCGGCATATGGTCGACGTTGGAATAGTTCTCGGTTATCTTCTAATAATTTTGATGGGGATTATGACTCTTTGGATGATGTAGATTTTGGTGGGTATCGAGTTCGAGGTTCCACCACATCTAGAAGCATGGGAAGCAATGCCTCCCGAATTAGGCGGCCTCGTGCCAGGTTTTTGGTTGGGAGGCAAGCAGGAAGGCATAGAACTGGCAG GTCTAGGACCGAGTCTTTGATCGATCGCGCATCAACGACCGATATGATAATATCCTCGGGACCATGA
- the LOC142545856 gene encoding uncharacterized protein LOC142545856 — protein sequence MMPDEGDVIISVYMEKSSKLGSQQNNDHHDHIKKFNPNALSGFKTRIFRTQRGYDRRAQLIAYARELRRSNAQQIQWPSENVKTKNKRWRWPLAIQKIKLLFSRFNWRKGRWKYEGIATEDYRDVEGSRNQEKWGKKKSRTKASGTRNSDFCKKLKCFLKEISTACQCKNGEC from the exons ATGATGCCAGACGAGGGAGATGTTATCATCAGTGTCTACATGGAGAAATCATCAAAGCTAGGATCCCAACAAAATAATGATCATCATGATCACATCAAGAAATTCAATCCAAACGCGCTTTCTGGTTTTAAAACTCGCATTTTCAGAACTCAACGAGGATATGATCGTCGGGCACAGCTCATTGCTTATGCTCGGGAGCTGAGGCGTAGCAATGCACAGCAAATTCAGTGGCCCTCAGAAAATGTAAAGACCAAAAACAAG AGGTGGAGATGGCCACTGGCTATTCAGAAGATAAAACTACTGTTTTCAAGATTTAATTGGAGAAAAGGGAGATGGAAGTACGAGGGAATTGCAACTGAAGATTATAGAGATGTTGAAGGATCACGCAATCAAGAAAAGTGGGGGAAGAAAAAGTCGAGAACGAAAGCTAGTGGCACAAGGAATTCTGATTTTTGT AAGAAATTGAAGTGTTTCTTGAAGGAGATATCCACAGCCTGCCAATGCAAAAATGGAGAATGCTGA
- the LOC142544643 gene encoding uncharacterized protein LOC142544643 produces MSFELAKPLNPEAGEWRPTKILQYDRRPNITGRHSQILRSIMYTQYLQSSAVSEPVVAYPADMAAYSSAYFHCYPAYSVQRVWYYLPPSGPLDNGFCERVTKPFVNGDKESDGKQKVDEVDVMKEAARTNFPHRFRRHGRPFCFHKKSPSKLDWRPRKLVRFKTEILGDDRSVEFQSLTSSEPITRSNSPVPNTTVMIKNIPNQLRRDYMLNFLDHYCSNFSLEYDFLYLPMDFRKWCNLGYGFVNFTTAVAAVKFMEILKNFKWESFQTERGSFTSKKICEITWAKIQGKEGYVQRFQNYNFACDQLEFLPVLLDPPRNGSDPNPHPPVILGNLMPPRFPEEETVMNN; encoded by the exons ATGAGCTTCGAACTTGCAAAACCATTGAACCCTGAGGCCGGAGAATGGAGGCCCACCAAAATCTTACAATATGATCGAAGACCTAATATTACTGGCCGACACTCTCAGATTCTCCGTAGCATTATGTATACACAGTATTTGCAGTCATCTGCAGTCTCAGAGCCGGTGGTGGCATATCCTGCTGATATGGCAGCCTATTCATCTGCTTATTTTCATTGTTACCCGGCGTACTCTGTTCAGCGTGTATGGTATTATCTACCTCCTTCGGGTCCTCTTGACAATGGATTTTGTGAGAGGGTGACGAAACCCTTTGTTAATGGTGATAAGGAGAGTGATGGGAAGCAGAAGGTGGACGAAGTTGATGTGATGAAAGAGGCTGCTAGGACAAATTTCCCCCATCGGTTCAGACGGCATGGAAGGCCATTCTGTTTCCATAAGAAATCGCCGTCGAAACTAGACTGGAGGCCCAGGAAGTTGGTTAGGTTCAAGACTGAGATACTCGGCGATGACCGCAGCGTCGAATTTCAGTCGTTAACGTCATCGGAGCCAATAACCAGAAGCAATTCACCAGTACCGAACACCACTGTAATGATAAAGAACATTCCCAACCAGCTGAG GAGAGATTATATGTTAAACTTTCTGGATCATTACTGCTCTAATTTCTCCCTGGAGTATGATTTCCTGTATCTGCCAATGGATTTCCG GAAGTGGTGTAACTTGGGATATGGTTTTGTCAACTTCACAACTGCTGTTGCTGCCGTGAAATTCATGGAGATTCTGAAAAATTTCAAGTGGGAAAGCTTTCAAACCGAAAGGGGATCCTTCACTTCCAAGAAAATTTGCGAAATTACATGGGCAAAAATCCAG GGCAAGGAGGGATATGTACAGAGGTTTCAGAACTACAATTTTGCCTGTGACCAACTGGAGTTTCTGCCAGTGTTACTGGATCCGCCAAGGAACGGGTCGGATCCAAATCCTCACCCACCTGTGATTCTTGGTAACTTAATGCCACCCCGGTTTCCTGAGGAAGAAACAGTGATGAATAATTGA
- the LOC142545857 gene encoding LOW QUALITY PROTEIN: phosphatidylinositol 4-phosphate 5-kinase 1 (The sequence of the model RefSeq protein was modified relative to this genomic sequence to represent the inferred CDS: deleted 1 base in 1 codon), which yields MPEPLLCLKPIENDRKKLNEENLNREERLLGNATTTNTPRSVIIIPRSKSQATARRVTPTSISDSEAADILEKHLPNGDLYIGTFSNNTPHGSGKYLWKDGCMYEGEWKKGKASGNGKFSWPSGATFEGEFKSGRMEGTGTFIGSDGDMYKGSWSGDRKHGYGVKHYSNGDYYEGQWKKNMQDGQGRYVWRNGNAYVGEWKNGMIHGRGVLVWNNGNRYDGNWENGIPKGHGVFTWPDGSCYIGFWSDDSCKNSNKPQILNGNFYPAQNANKQNDEDFRGYLCNKLSAPLLVVGEENLNNVVGGGAGRKRSSVDAGATAERVFPRICIWESDGEAGDITCDIIDNMEASMLYKDGFALDRDIIKQFRRNPCCFGGEVKKPGQTISKGHKNYDLMLNLQLGIRYSVGKHAQIVRKLKQSDFDPKEKFTIRFPPEGSKITPPHQSAEFRWKDYCPVVFRHLRELFQLDPADYMLAICGNDALRELSSPGKSGSFFYLTQDDRFMIKTVKKSEVKVLVKMLPSYYQHVCRYENSLVTKFYGVHCVKPVGGVKTRFIVMGNLFCSEYRIHRRFDLKGSSHGRTTDKRQEEIDETTTLKDLDLNFVFRLQTNWYQEVIKQIDRDCQFLEAEGIMDYSLLVGLHFRDHSTGDKMGLSPFLMRTGKNDSFRNEKFMRGCRFLEAELQDMDRILAGRKPLIRLGANMPARAQRVARKSDFDQYSPGGFSSLTPSHNGEIYEVVLYFGIIDILQDYDISKKLEHVYKSFQVDSTSISAVDPKQYSKRFRDFIGRIFIEER from the exons ATGCCTGAGCCACTTTTGTGCTTAAAGCCAATAGAAAATGACAGAAAGAAATTGAATGAGGAAAATTTAAATAGAGAGGAGAGATTACTTGGTAATGCTACCACAACTAATACACCGAGATCAGTTATCATAATCCCGCGAAGCAAATCTCAAGCCACCGCCCGTAGAGTGACACCCACTTCGATTTCCGACAGCGAAGCAGCTGATATCCTGGAGAAGCACCTTCCAAACGGGGATCTGTATATAGGAACGTTCTCAAACAACACGCCACACGGATCGGGGAAATACTTGTGGAAAGACGGGTGTATGTATGAAGGAGAGTGGAAGAAGGGGAAAGCGAGTGGAAACGGGAAGTTCTCCTGGCCTTCGGGCGCGACGTTTGAAGGTGAATTCAAGTCGGGGCGGATGGAGGGTACTGGAACTTTTATCGGGTCAGATGGAGATATGTACAAAGGTTCGTGGTCCGGAGATCGTAAACATGGCTACGGGGTGAAACATTATAGTAATGGAGATTATTACGAAGGGCAGTGGAAGAAAAATATGCAGGACGGGCAAGGGAGGTACGTTTGGAGAAATGGGAATGCGTATGTGGGGGAGTGGAAGAATGGAATGATCCATGGAAGAGGCGTTTTAGTATGGAACAATGGGAATAGGTATGATGGGAATTGGGAGAACGGGATTCCGAAAGGACATGGGGTTTTCACTTGGCCGGATGGAAGTTGTTACATCGGATTCTGGTCGGACGATTCGTGTAAGAACAGTAACAAGCCCCAGATTTTGAACGGTAACTTCTACCCTGCTCAAAATGCCAATAAGCAGAACGACGAAGATTTCAGGGGATATTTATGTAACAAGCTGTCGGCGCCGCTGCTAGTGGTTGGGGAGGAGAATCTGAATAATGTTGTCGGGGGTGGTGCTGGGAGGAAGCGGTCCTCTGTGGATGCTGGTGCGACGGCAGAGCGCGTTTTCCCCAGAATCTGCATATGGGAATCCGATGGCGAAGCTGGGGATATAACATGTGATATTATTGATAATATGGAGGCTTCGATGTTGTATAAAGATGGGTTTGCGTTGGATCGCGATATAATAAAGCAGTTTCGCAGAAATCCCTGTTGTTTTGGAGGAGAAGTGAAGAAGCCAGGGCAGACTATATCCAAAGGGCACAAGAATTACGATCTGATGCTCAATCTCCAGTTGGGTATAAG GTATTCTGTGGGAAAGCATGCTCAGATCGTGCGCAAGCTTAAACAGAGTGATTTTGATCCTAAGGAAAAG TTCACGATTCGTTTTCCTCCCGAAGGATCGAAAATCACTCCTCCTCACCAGTCTGCGGAGTTTCGGTGGAAGGACTATTGTCCGGTGGTGTTTAG ACATTTAAGGGAGCTATTTCAATTAGATCCTGCGGATTACATGTTAGCCATTTGTGGGAATGATGCTCTAAGGGAGCTTTCATCTCCGGGAAAGAGTGGAAGTTTCTTCTACCTGACACAAGATGACAGATTTATGATTAAGACTGTGAAAAAATCCGAAGTCAAG gtTCTTGTTAAGATGCTTCCGAGTTATTATCAGCACGTCTGTCGCTATGAAAATTCGTTGGTCACAAAGTTTTATGGCGTCCACTGTGTCAAGCCGGTGGGCGGCGTCAAG ACTCGGTTCATTGTGATGGGAAATTTGTTCTGTTCGGAATACCGAATTCATAGAAGGTTTGACTTGAAAGGATCATCCCATGGCCGCACCACTGATAAGCGTCAGGAAGAGATTGATGAGACCACAACTCTCAAAGACCTTGACCTCAACTTTGTGTTCCGGCTACAAACCAATTGGTATCAAGAAGTAATCAA ACAAATTGATCGGGACTGCCAATTCTTAGAGGCGGAGGGAATCATGGATTATAGCCTCTTAGTTGGTCTTCATTTTCGGGACCATAGTACCGGGGACAAAATGGGGTTGTCTCCTTTTCTAATGCGCACCG GCAAGAACGATTCCTTCCGAAATGAAAAGTTCATGCGAGGCTGTCGGTTTCTTGAAGCCGAGCTACAAGACATGGATCGGATTTTAGCTGGCAG GAAACCATTGATCAGGCTTGGAGCCAACATGCCAGCACGAGCACAGCGTGTGGCTCGTAAGAGTGACTTCGATCAATATTCTCCCGGTGGATTTAGCAGTTTGACACCTTCGCACAACGGTGAAATCTACGAAGTGGTCCTCTACTTTGGAATAATTGACATCTTACAAGACTACGATATCAGCAAGAAACTTGAGCATGTGTACAAATCATTTCAGGTTGATTCTACCTCAATTTCGGCGGTCGACCCTAAACAATATTCCAAAAGATTCCGAGATTTTATTGGAAGAATATTCATCGAGGAAAGGTGA